The Sphingobium aromaticiconvertens genome has a segment encoding these proteins:
- the mfd gene encoding transcription-repair coupling factor — protein MTDLQKILKAKAPLTLSGVPAGFQPWLLADIARVAGSTGGGRAIFIAPDEQLMRAIAETTAYFAPEVEIIEIPAWDCLPYDRASPSLRAASQRLAGLHALQAKPAGPQLVLTTLNALTQRTLTPFRVRQLVARLAPKERIAITLLAEMLQSNGYVRTDTVHDRGEFAIRGGIVDLFPGGEEQPLRLDFFGDEIETVRRFDPADQRTLPGDEGTVDGFTLLPASEALLNEDTIKRFRSRYRETFGATATGDPLYQAVSDGRRLAGMEHWLPLFEEKLVPLADHLGDDMVAIRDSGVVGAADSRFEAIRDYHANRVQAKSSDPGAYRPLDPKALYLTAEEWERQVDALPMHATTPFHEPESDRVLDFGVDGPRDFAPERAQNVNIYESVGKHIASLHRARKRVVIASYSVGSRERLSGLLADHGVKRLTTADHWQDALGTAAAGAVALAVLPLDHGFAAPDVAVLTEQDMLGDRLVRRAKRRKNADAFLAELATLSPGDLVVHADHGIGRYEGLTQIPVSKAAHDCVALEYAGGDKLYVPVENLEVLSRYGSGSDGVGLDKLGGEAWQRRKARMKERIHAIAGELLKTAAERALRTATVAEPDTAGFPAFVDRFPYQETEDQERAIFDVVDDLGSGKPMDRLVCGDVGFGKTEVALRAAFVAAMAGMQVVLICPTTLLARQHHMNFEERFRGFPVNIGRLSRLVPDKEAKAVKAGLADGTIDIVVGTHALLTKGLEFKRLGLVIVDEEQRFGVTHKERLKQLKADVHVLTLTATPIPRTLQMAMSGLRELSVIQTPPVDRLAVRTYIMPWDPVVLREALLREHYRGGQSFFVVPRIADLPEIEEFLLNEVPEIRSVVAHGQMSATEVEERMSAFYDKRYDVLLSTTIVESGLDIPSANTLIIHRADQFGLAQLYQLRGRVGRSKTRAYAYMTTPANRVITETADKRLKVLSDLDTLGAGFQLASHDLDIRGAGNLVGDEQSGHIKEVGFELYQSMLEDAIMDAKAGGAGLEKPRDSFSPQITVDAAIMIPDDYVPDLDLRMGLYRRLNEVEDRQGLESFAAELIDRFGKLPAATQNLLKLIEIKQNCMKANVAKIDVGQKGALVSFQEDSFPNPAGLIAYIQRLDGTARLRPDNKMVINRTWPDPVARLNGALQLSKGLAKVAG, from the coding sequence ATGACCGACCTGCAAAAAATCCTGAAGGCCAAGGCGCCTCTCACCCTCTCGGGCGTACCCGCTGGCTTCCAGCCGTGGCTGTTGGCGGACATCGCTCGCGTCGCCGGGAGCACCGGCGGGGGCCGCGCGATCTTCATCGCCCCCGACGAACAGCTCATGCGCGCGATCGCGGAAACCACCGCCTATTTCGCGCCAGAGGTAGAGATCATCGAGATCCCCGCCTGGGACTGCCTGCCCTATGACCGCGCCAGCCCCTCCCTGCGCGCCGCGTCGCAGCGTCTCGCGGGGCTTCACGCGCTCCAGGCAAAGCCCGCAGGTCCGCAACTCGTCCTCACCACCCTCAACGCGCTGACCCAGCGTACCCTGACGCCGTTCCGCGTTCGTCAACTGGTCGCCCGCCTCGCGCCAAAGGAGCGAATCGCGATCACGCTTCTGGCCGAGATGCTGCAATCCAACGGCTATGTCCGCACCGACACGGTCCACGACCGGGGCGAGTTCGCGATTCGCGGCGGCATCGTCGATCTTTTCCCCGGCGGCGAGGAACAGCCGCTCCGCCTCGACTTTTTCGGCGATGAGATTGAGACGGTCCGCCGCTTCGATCCCGCCGACCAGCGCACGCTGCCGGGCGATGAAGGGACGGTCGATGGCTTCACTCTCCTCCCCGCCTCCGAAGCGCTGCTGAACGAAGACACGATCAAGCGTTTCCGCAGCCGCTATCGCGAAACCTTTGGCGCGACGGCGACCGGCGACCCGCTCTATCAGGCGGTCAGCGACGGGCGTCGCCTTGCCGGCATGGAACATTGGCTGCCGCTGTTCGAGGAAAAGCTGGTCCCGCTCGCCGATCATCTGGGCGACGACATGGTCGCCATCCGCGACTCCGGCGTCGTTGGCGCGGCCGACAGCCGGTTCGAGGCGATCCGCGACTATCACGCCAACCGGGTGCAGGCGAAATCCTCCGACCCCGGCGCCTACCGCCCGCTCGACCCGAAGGCGCTCTATCTGACGGCGGAGGAATGGGAGCGCCAGGTCGATGCCCTCCCCATGCACGCCACCACGCCTTTCCATGAACCGGAAAGCGACCGCGTCCTCGACTTCGGCGTCGATGGTCCGCGCGACTTCGCCCCGGAACGCGCGCAGAACGTAAATATCTATGAATCGGTCGGCAAGCATATCGCCAGCCTGCACCGCGCCAGGAAGCGCGTCGTCATCGCCAGCTATTCGGTCGGCTCACGCGAACGCCTGTCCGGCCTGCTCGCCGATCATGGCGTCAAGCGCCTCACCACCGCCGACCATTGGCAGGACGCGCTGGGCACAGCCGCGGCCGGCGCTGTGGCGCTGGCCGTCCTCCCGCTCGACCATGGCTTTGCCGCGCCCGACGTCGCGGTCCTTACCGAGCAGGACATGCTCGGCGACCGCCTCGTCCGCCGCGCCAAACGCCGCAAGAATGCCGACGCCTTCCTCGCCGAACTCGCCACCCTCTCCCCCGGCGACCTCGTCGTCCACGCCGACCATGGCATTGGCCGCTATGAAGGGCTGACGCAAATCCCGGTCAGCAAAGCCGCGCATGACTGCGTCGCGCTCGAATATGCGGGCGGCGACAAGCTCTATGTGCCGGTAGAAAATCTCGAAGTTCTTTCCCGCTACGGCTCTGGCAGCGATGGCGTCGGCCTCGACAAATTAGGCGGCGAAGCGTGGCAGCGGCGCAAGGCGCGGATGAAGGAGCGCATCCACGCAATCGCGGGCGAGCTGCTGAAAACCGCGGCCGAACGCGCCCTGCGGACCGCCACCGTCGCCGAACCCGACACCGCCGGCTTCCCGGCCTTCGTCGACCGCTTCCCCTATCAGGAGACGGAAGATCAGGAGCGCGCGATCTTCGATGTGGTCGACGATCTCGGCTCCGGCAAGCCGATGGATCGCCTCGTCTGCGGCGATGTGGGCTTTGGCAAGACGGAGGTCGCGTTGCGCGCCGCCTTTGTCGCGGCGATGGCGGGAATGCAGGTCGTCCTCATCTGCCCCACCACGCTCCTCGCCCGCCAGCACCACATGAATTTTGAGGAGCGATTCCGCGGCTTCCCGGTCAATATCGGTCGCCTCTCCCGTCTCGTCCCCGACAAGGAGGCAAAGGCGGTGAAGGCGGGTCTTGCAGACGGCACGATCGACATCGTCGTGGGCACCCACGCCCTGCTGACCAAGGGGCTGGAGTTCAAGCGCCTCGGCCTCGTCATCGTTGACGAGGAACAGCGGTTCGGCGTCACGCACAAGGAACGGCTGAAGCAGCTCAAGGCTGACGTCCACGTCCTGACGCTGACGGCCACGCCCATCCCGCGCACGCTGCAAATGGCCATGTCGGGCCTGCGCGAACTGTCCGTCATCCAGACCCCGCCGGTCGATCGCCTCGCGGTTCGCACCTATATCATGCCCTGGGACCCGGTGGTCCTGCGCGAAGCGCTGCTGCGTGAACATTATCGCGGCGGGCAGAGCTTCTTCGTCGTCCCCCGCATCGCCGACCTGCCGGAGATCGAGGAATTTCTTCTCAACGAAGTGCCAGAGATCCGCTCCGTCGTCGCCCACGGCCAGATGAGCGCGACCGAGGTGGAAGAGCGCATGTCCGCCTTCTACGACAAGCGCTACGATGTGCTGCTGTCGACCACCATCGTCGAATCCGGGCTGGACATCCCCAGCGCCAACACGCTCATCATCCACCGCGCCGACCAGTTCGGCCTTGCCCAACTGTATCAGCTACGCGGGCGCGTGGGTCGATCGAAGACCCGCGCCTATGCCTATATGACCACCCCCGCCAACCGGGTCATCACCGAAACGGCGGACAAGCGGTTGAAGGTGCTCTCCGATCTCGACACACTGGGCGCGGGCTTCCAGCTCGCCAGCCACGACCTCGACATTCGCGGCGCAGGCAACCTCGTCGGCGACGAACAATCGGGCCATATCAAGGAAGTCGGCTTCGAACTCTACCAGTCGATGCTGGAGGATGCGATCATGGACGCCAAGGCGGGCGGCGCGGGCCTTGAAAAGCCGCGCGACAGCTTCTCGCCCCAGATCACGGTCGACGCCGCCATCATGATCCCCGACGATTATGTGCCCGACCTCGACCTGCGCATGGGTCTCTATCGCCGCCTCAATGAAGTCGAGGATCGTCAGGGCCTTGAATCCTTCGCCGCCGAACTGATCGACCGTTTCGGCAAACTTCCCGCCGCGACTCAGAACCTGCTGAAGCTCATCGAGATCAAGCAAAACTGCATGAAGGCCAACGTCGCCAAGATCGATGTCGGGCAAAAGGGCGCGCTGGTCAGCTTTCAGGAGGACAGCTTCCCCAATCCCGCAGGCCTCATCGCCTATATCCAGCGCCTCGACGGAACCGCACGCCTGCGCCCCGACAACAAGATGGTCATCAACCGCACCTGGCCCGATCCCGTCGCCCGCCTGAACGGCGCGCTGCAATTGTCGAAGGGACTGGCCAAGGTCGCGGGCTGA
- a CDS encoding succinate dehydrogenase assembly factor 2 — protein MNENPRIRRLKFRSCHRGTKEADLMVGGFFDRYGDSWNDEQIEWFELFLEEQDVDIMAWGLGTADVPEQFKGPMMDAFKKLDFVEIGN, from the coding sequence ATGAACGAAAATCCCCGCATCCGTCGCCTGAAATTCCGATCCTGCCATCGCGGGACGAAGGAAGCCGATCTGATGGTGGGCGGTTTCTTCGACCGCTATGGCGATAGCTGGAACGACGAACAGATCGAATGGTTCGAATTGTTTCTTGAGGAGCAGGATGTCGACATCATGGCCTGGGGCCTGGGCACAGCCGACGTGCCGGAGCAATTCAAGGGACCGATGATGGATGCCTTCAAGAAGCTCGATTTCGTCGAAATCGGTAACTGA